GTGAATCAGCACAATCTCCTGCAAAGATAGTAATTGACAGCCCTGattcttgacaaaaaaaaaaaaaaaacttgagatgtTGATTGTGTTGTGATTGGACACAATGAACCTCTCTTCGCTTCTACGACGAAGATGAAATTGATGATCTGTCCTCCTCCTTTCTTTTATAATGGACAGCATAGTTATAAAATCTTAACTCAGTGGTTTTATTCGATGACCTGTTAACTCGGAGTTCAGCCGGGGCTAAGTTTGGTTCTGAATTTTTGAAGAAGTTGATTGATCAAACTTTAGTGATTTGATGAGAATTTGCGACCTAAGCAATCTAGTCAatgtctaattaaatttttatatataaaaaaacgtatttttaattattatttttttagaaaacaatatcattttaaataaaaaattaaaaaagctcaATCTGAGTTCCAACTTTTCCTTATAAAAGCACCCTTAACTTTCGTTGTGTGTATACACGTACAAAAATTGTAGCATTGCTCTATATAGGGACAGAATCTCTATATTGTGTAGGCAATACATAGAGCAAATATAGAAAGAAAGTAAGAAACAAAGAATTAGAgagatgatttttaatattttagctGACAAGCCTCATGCGGTTTGCATTCCCAGCCCAGCTCAGAGCCACATTAAGTCAATGCTTAAGCTATCAAAATTACTACATTACAAAGGTTTTCACATAACCTTTGTCAACGCAGATTTTAATCATAAACGTTTGCTTAAATCTAGAGGTCCTGATGCCATGAATGGCTTGCCCGATTTTCGGTTTGAATCCATTCCAGATGGCCTCCCTCCTTCAAATGAGAATGAAACCCAAGATGTCGCTGCACTTTGTGAGGCTGCCAAGAAGAACTTGTTAGCTCCGTTTAATGACCTGCTTGACAAGCTTAATGATTCAGCATCTTCTAATGTGCCCCCAGTGACTTGCATCGTCTCTGATGGTTTCATGCCCGTCGCTATCGATGCTGCTGAGATGCGCCAAATTCCGATTGCTTTGTTCTTCACCATCTCTGCTTCCAGCTTCATGGGATTTAAACATTTTCAAGCACTCCGAGAAAAAGGTCTTACACCACTGAAAGGTAtgagcaaggaaaaaaaatgtaactaCATGTATTTTGGTTAAGATTTTCTACTAGTTCATTGGATGGTCCGTGAACAAGGGAAAAGgtcatttttattcatttacgTAGCATTACCTTTCATCAAAAAGCTAATATatgaattcaatttcttttttgttgcagATGAGAGCTTTTTAACTAATGGCTACTTGGACAAAGTTGTAGATTGGATCCCAGGAATGAGAGATATAAGGCTAAGAGACCTTCCAAGTTTTGTTCGTACAACAGATccaaatgattttttgtttaaatactgCTTGGAATGTACTGGGCGGGCTTCTGAAGGTTCTGCAGTTATTTTCCATACTTTTGATGTTTTGGAGCAAGAAGTTCTGAATGCCCTTTACTCTATGTTTCCTCGAGTCTATACGATCGGTCCACTTCAGTTGCTTCTCAATCAAATACAAGAAGTATATCTAAGTTCTATTGGATGCAATCTTTGGAAAGAAGAAGTTGAGTGTCTCCAATGGCTtgattccaacaaacccaagtCAGTAATATATGTGAATTTTGGTAGCATAACAACCGTTACGAAGGAACAGCTCGTTGAATTTGGCATGGGACTTGCTAGAAGTGGCCATCCATTTTTATGGATAATAAGGCCTGATATGGTCACTGGCGACTCCGCGATATTGCCACCAGAATTCACTGAAGAAACCAAGGAAAGAAGCTTTATTTGTAGTTGGTGTCCGCAAGAGGAAGTCCTCAACCACCCATCAATAGGAGGTTTCCTAACACATAGTGGATGGGGTTCAACAATTGAGAGCATTTCTTCTGGCGTGCCTATGCTTTGTTGGCCATTCTTTGCTGATCAGCAAACAAACTGTAGGTACACATGCTCTGAGTGGGGAACTGGAATGGAGATTGATAACAATGTCAAAAGAGATAAAGTGGAGAAGCTTGTGAGAGAGTTGATGGAGGGAGAGAAAGGTAAGAGCATGAAGAAGAAAGCCATGGAGTGGAAAAAACTAGCAGAGGAGGCCAATGGTCCAGGTGGTTCATCGTCTATGAATTTAGACAAATTGGTGAAGGAAGTGCTTTTGtcgtgaaaaa
The Populus nigra chromosome 3, ddPopNigr1.1, whole genome shotgun sequence genome window above contains:
- the LOC133690375 gene encoding 7-deoxyloganetin glucosyltransferase-like isoform X1, with amino-acid sequence MFRKILADKPHVICIPCPAQSHVKAMLKLAKLLHYRGFRITFVNTEFNHRRMLKSRGPYSLNGLPDFRFESIPDGLPPSDENATQDTQAIFEACKKNLLAPFNELLAKLNDTASADVPQVTCIVSDGSVPAAITAAQRHGIPVALFFSISACSFMGFKQYKELKERGLFPLKDGLPPSNENETQDVAALCEAAKKNLLAPFNDLLDKLNDSASSNVPPVTCIVSDGFMPVAIDAAEMRQIPIALFFTISASSFMGFKHFQALREKGLTPLKDESFLTNGYLDKVVDWIPGMRDIRLRDLPSFVRTTDPNDFLFKYCLECTGRASEGSAVIFHTFDVLEQEVLNALYSMFPRVYTIGPLQLLLNQIQEVYLSSIGCNLWKEEVECLQWLDSNKPKSVIYVNFGSITTVTKEQLVEFGMGLARSGHPFLWIIRPDMVTGDSAILPPEFTEETKERSFICSWCPQEEVLNHPSIGGFLTHSGWGSTIESISSGVPMLCWPFFADQQTNCRYTCSEWGTGMEIDNNVKRDKVEKLVRELMEGEKGKSMKKKAMEWKKLAEEANGPGGSSSMNLDKLVKEVLLS